In the genome of Myxococcus stipitatus, one region contains:
- a CDS encoding carboxypeptidase regulatory-like domain-containing protein produces the protein MRQRQRFFILPALILAVCAVLVLWFRGTPDTSGAEPQGTTGAQPLAADSAPSARAHAPATPPLESTLTPADGFFVVRVSTPAGPVSGARVRAWLRGASGGTEANPWRLASEGVSGEDGTLRLLAGPGDYLLSAHAPGHAPVRREATRPVGVAETVVELSLPAGVSLQGRVVAEGRNEPVPMADITLRPYPGAAIAWAEAVSLPEESAVATSDERGRFQFSNLAPGRYALTAEAPGFSPRTLRFLQVPTSAELVVGLWGAGTLEGFVVDAKGQPVAGAELLASGGPAPVRASTSEGGGFAVEVQAGTWVLTARHGASVGRIPGALSVAPGETLRGLTVTLGAASGLEGRVLASDGTPVREATLVASPSRATGELGRATSGAEGAYRLELPPGDYDVVAQAPGFATTRVTAIVVPSGAFAPLDVKLEAATAEVEGTVTNASGQPVAHAEVRAGQREGLSRSTRTDEQGVYLLTGLAPGTTSVRARRDGAQGWASRVETLKSGTRARVDLTLAESGIVQGRVTLASGEAVPEPAVVRAMPRDGSGGGANMSWTETDAEGLYRLELPAGVYQLTAVLPRARFIYFHQDDPAVTVPEGSSIHQDLVLLEERGITGTVRESSGAPSPFAAVAAVQGGDFPITVRVLADEDGSFAIPARPPGAPPLAELVAHNSGRVARVANVGEGQGPVELRLQAAAQVRGRVVARTGVPPDGFVLTLSAVDGEELPWAGTAPTTRQFPGSTFELRDAPGQPLKLSVRTQDGRTGEATVSLSPGGSADVEIPLTQGDSSLSGRAVWSRNGGPASGVSVFLDRPVTSRPDAVTGPDGRFRLDAVRPGAHTVRLMPPEGRVETRGVKVAEVEATDLGDIPVSPRRATPGTLGAGYSEDRGYVSFAWLTPEGPAARAGISVGDRLLAVDGVVVRNRVEAEQRSHGAPGSPVRLRLVRGGGEQELQAIRAD, from the coding sequence ATGCGTCAGCGTCAGCGATTCTTCATTCTCCCGGCCCTCATCCTCGCGGTCTGCGCGGTGCTGGTGCTCTGGTTCCGCGGCACGCCAGACACGTCGGGTGCCGAGCCCCAGGGCACCACGGGGGCTCAGCCCCTCGCGGCTGACAGCGCTCCCTCGGCGCGTGCGCACGCTCCCGCCACGCCGCCTCTCGAGTCCACGCTCACGCCGGCGGATGGATTCTTCGTCGTGCGCGTGAGCACTCCCGCGGGGCCCGTCTCCGGTGCTCGCGTTCGTGCATGGCTTCGAGGCGCCTCCGGTGGCACCGAGGCGAACCCCTGGCGGCTGGCGAGCGAGGGTGTCTCGGGGGAGGACGGCACGCTGCGACTGCTGGCGGGCCCCGGCGACTATCTGCTCTCCGCTCACGCCCCGGGGCACGCGCCCGTGCGTCGCGAGGCCACCCGGCCCGTGGGGGTGGCCGAGACCGTGGTGGAGCTCTCCCTCCCGGCGGGCGTATCCCTCCAGGGTCGCGTCGTCGCCGAGGGCCGCAACGAGCCTGTTCCCATGGCGGACATCACCCTGCGGCCCTATCCCGGCGCCGCCATCGCCTGGGCCGAGGCCGTCTCGCTTCCCGAAGAGTCCGCTGTCGCCACCAGTGATGAGCGCGGCCGCTTCCAGTTCTCCAACCTGGCCCCAGGGCGCTACGCCCTCACCGCCGAAGCCCCGGGCTTCAGTCCTCGCACCTTGCGCTTCCTCCAGGTCCCCACCTCGGCCGAGCTGGTCGTCGGCCTGTGGGGCGCGGGGACGCTGGAGGGCTTCGTCGTGGATGCGAAGGGACAGCCTGTCGCGGGGGCGGAGCTCCTCGCCTCCGGAGGCCCCGCGCCCGTGCGAGCCTCGACCAGCGAGGGGGGCGGCTTCGCCGTCGAGGTCCAGGCGGGGACCTGGGTCCTCACCGCGCGGCACGGCGCCTCCGTGGGGCGAATCCCGGGTGCCCTGTCCGTGGCCCCGGGGGAGACGCTGCGCGGCCTCACCGTGACGCTGGGCGCGGCCAGTGGCCTCGAGGGGCGGGTTCTCGCCTCGGACGGCACGCCGGTGCGCGAGGCCACGCTCGTCGCGAGCCCCTCGCGCGCGACAGGGGAGCTGGGGCGAGCCACGTCTGGCGCCGAGGGGGCGTACCGGCTGGAGCTGCCCCCGGGTGACTACGACGTGGTGGCCCAGGCCCCTGGCTTCGCCACCACGCGGGTGACGGCCATCGTCGTCCCCTCGGGTGCCTTCGCGCCGCTGGACGTGAAGCTCGAGGCCGCCACCGCCGAGGTCGAGGGCACCGTGACGAACGCCTCCGGCCAGCCCGTTGCTCACGCGGAGGTCCGCGCCGGACAGCGGGAAGGACTCTCGCGCAGCACACGCACGGACGAGCAGGGCGTCTACCTGCTCACGGGGCTCGCTCCGGGCACCACCTCCGTGCGGGCGCGGCGCGATGGCGCCCAGGGCTGGGCGAGCCGTGTCGAGACGCTCAAGTCCGGCACTCGTGCGCGCGTCGACCTGACGCTCGCCGAGTCCGGCATCGTCCAGGGCCGCGTGACGCTCGCGTCCGGTGAGGCGGTGCCTGAGCCGGCGGTGGTGCGCGCGATGCCACGTGATGGCTCGGGCGGTGGCGCGAACATGTCCTGGACGGAGACCGATGCGGAGGGGCTCTATCGCCTGGAGCTGCCCGCGGGCGTGTACCAGCTCACCGCCGTGTTGCCGCGCGCGCGCTTCATCTACTTCCACCAGGACGACCCCGCCGTCACCGTCCCGGAAGGCAGCTCCATCCACCAGGACCTCGTCCTCCTCGAGGAGCGCGGCATCACCGGCACCGTGCGCGAGTCCTCGGGTGCGCCCAGTCCCTTCGCCGCCGTGGCCGCCGTGCAGGGGGGAGACTTCCCCATCACCGTTCGGGTGCTCGCGGATGAGGACGGTTCCTTCGCCATCCCCGCGCGTCCCCCGGGGGCGCCGCCGCTCGCGGAGCTCGTCGCGCACAACTCGGGCCGGGTGGCTCGCGTCGCGAACGTGGGCGAAGGGCAGGGGCCCGTGGAGCTGCGTCTCCAGGCCGCCGCGCAGGTGCGAGGCCGCGTCGTCGCGCGCACCGGAGTGCCTCCCGACGGCTTCGTCCTCACGCTCTCCGCGGTGGATGGAGAGGAGCTGCCCTGGGCGGGCACGGCTCCCACCACCCGTCAGTTCCCGGGAAGCACCTTCGAGCTGCGCGATGCCCCGGGGCAGCCCCTCAAGCTCTCGGTCCGCACGCAGGACGGGCGCACGGGTGAGGCCACGGTGTCCTTGTCTCCCGGTGGCAGCGCGGACGTGGAGATTCCCCTCACGCAGGGCGACTCCTCGCTCTCGGGGCGCGCCGTGTGGAGCCGCAATGGAGGCCCCGCCTCGGGTGTCTCCGTGTTTCTTGATCGCCCCGTGACGTCGCGTCCGGACGCCGTCACCGGCCCGGATGGCCGCTTCCGCCTGGACGCCGTTCGCCCCGGGGCCCACACCGTCCGACTCATGCCGCCCGAGGGCCGCGTGGAGACGCGCGGGGTGAAGGTCGCGGAGGTCGAGGCCACCGACCTGGGCGACATCCCCGTCTCTCCGCGCCGGGCGACACCCGGGACACTGGGGGCTGGCTACAGCGAGGACCGGGGGTATGTGTCCTTCGCCTGGCTCACGCCCGAGGGGCCCGCGGCCCGTGCGGGCATCTCCGTGGGTGATCGGCTCCTCGCCGTGGACGGGGTGGTCGTCCGCAACCGCGTGGAAGCGGAGCAGCGCTCCCACGGGGCACCGGGCTCGCCTGTCCGCTTGCGGCTGGTGCGCGGCGGCGGTGAGCAGGAGCTTCAAGCCATTCGCGCGGACTGA
- a CDS encoding S41 family peptidase: MSAVHAQVRFFGTGPSYTDADQSLVRVLEGDAVDWDSALVRYADKLEGVCALDASAKTLGPARVFSVGPVAVIRPGTGDLQLPRHARAALLDLRDLPSAPGLEEALARAIGAVSTLPVARLSERVRHFFGVPDELEPEENSAYFNFVDLRTREPHLASGQAELPVLLLTDAKLAPAAARFAVDLRMARRAWLVGAPVHSAVAESKWVPVRARGALVRNSRLEDAQGAVPDVIPADLPLTHFGLGAASLDVLSSTQALQAAASLGMPPQVDRTAPVLRNAPPKRVTPEAIPSTDASSAIARADLVIAHGATRLFFPYFAVVGDGIDGRLVETLASVDAVPVTERLQTHRLLLRFTEALHDGHAFVYAPGTPPPVGHLGALLEEVHGEVAIRRSEVAEIHPGDTVTSVNGTPMSAWLATEKAYASAATPGFKHDVAIRRLPRMSGSMTLGLRGVDGATRLVQVHPRPQSMEAPPSLREAGSLADLGAPDLFYLNMTRQVLGSTAAFRVALTAAQGARGLVLDMRGYPGANGYEAARRLIQTPFFPPVFRIPAWNGPDAFEVQEEEEYSFEPLSNPSYPGPIVLLVGPRSISAAENFSMMLTGARRVTVIGRRSAGTNGNLTQLQLPGRMTVWFTGMEVLFPDRSTFHGVGIVPDIESTPTLSDLAAGRDTELLRAIEYLRTGQ; this comes from the coding sequence ATGTCGGCCGTGCATGCCCAGGTACGCTTCTTTGGCACAGGGCCCAGCTACACCGACGCGGACCAATCGCTGGTCCGCGTGTTGGAGGGGGACGCTGTCGACTGGGACTCCGCCCTCGTCCGCTATGCCGACAAGTTGGAAGGTGTCTGTGCGCTGGATGCATCCGCCAAGACGCTTGGCCCCGCTCGCGTGTTTTCGGTGGGCCCTGTCGCGGTCATCCGTCCGGGAACGGGTGACCTCCAGCTGCCCCGACACGCCCGCGCGGCCCTCCTCGACCTGCGGGACCTGCCCTCGGCCCCCGGTCTCGAGGAGGCGTTGGCCCGGGCCATCGGCGCGGTCAGCACCTTGCCCGTCGCGCGCCTCTCCGAACGGGTCCGGCACTTCTTCGGGGTCCCGGATGAGCTGGAGCCCGAAGAGAACAGCGCCTACTTCAACTTCGTGGACCTGCGCACTCGCGAGCCACATCTCGCGTCCGGACAGGCCGAGCTGCCGGTCCTGTTGCTCACCGACGCCAAGCTGGCCCCCGCGGCGGCCCGCTTCGCGGTGGACCTGCGGATGGCTCGACGGGCCTGGCTCGTCGGCGCTCCTGTCCACTCGGCGGTCGCGGAGTCGAAGTGGGTGCCTGTCAGGGCGCGGGGCGCACTCGTGCGCAACTCACGACTGGAGGATGCACAAGGGGCGGTCCCCGACGTCATTCCGGCCGATCTGCCCCTCACGCACTTCGGACTGGGGGCGGCCAGCCTCGACGTCCTCTCATCCACGCAGGCGCTCCAGGCAGCCGCATCCCTCGGAATGCCTCCACAGGTGGATCGCACCGCGCCCGTCCTGCGCAACGCTCCACCCAAGCGAGTCACTCCCGAGGCCATCCCCTCGACGGACGCCTCGTCGGCCATTGCCCGGGCGGACCTCGTCATCGCCCACGGAGCCACGCGGCTGTTCTTTCCCTACTTCGCGGTCGTGGGGGATGGCATCGATGGACGTCTGGTGGAGACCTTGGCCTCGGTGGATGCCGTGCCCGTCACGGAGCGCCTCCAGACGCACCGGTTGCTCTTGCGCTTCACGGAGGCCCTCCATGACGGCCATGCCTTCGTCTACGCGCCAGGGACACCTCCTCCGGTGGGCCATCTCGGTGCGTTGCTGGAGGAGGTCCACGGAGAGGTCGCCATCCGCCGCTCCGAGGTGGCGGAGATCCACCCCGGCGACACGGTGACGAGCGTCAACGGCACGCCGATGTCGGCGTGGTTGGCCACGGAGAAGGCATACGCCTCGGCCGCGACGCCGGGCTTCAAGCATGACGTCGCCATCAGGCGGCTGCCGAGGATGAGTGGCTCCATGACGCTGGGGTTGCGCGGCGTGGATGGTGCGACGCGGCTCGTGCAGGTCCATCCCCGGCCGCAGTCGATGGAGGCGCCTCCGTCGCTGCGAGAGGCGGGGAGCCTGGCGGACCTGGGGGCGCCAGACCTGTTCTACCTCAACATGACCCGGCAGGTCCTCGGGTCGACCGCGGCGTTCCGGGTGGCCCTCACCGCCGCGCAAGGCGCTCGTGGCCTGGTGTTGGACATGCGTGGCTATCCGGGCGCCAATGGCTACGAAGCGGCCAGGCGGCTCATCCAGACGCCGTTCTTTCCGCCTGTCTTCCGGATCCCCGCCTGGAATGGCCCCGACGCGTTCGAGGTGCAGGAGGAGGAGGAATACTCGTTCGAGCCGCTGTCGAACCCCTCCTATCCAGGCCCCATCGTCCTCCTGGTGGGCCCCCGGTCGATCTCCGCGGCGGAGAACTTCTCCATGATGCTGACCGGAGCCAGACGGGTGACTGTCATTGGTCGCCGCAGCGCGGGGACGAACGGAAACCTCACCCAGTTGCAGCTGCCCGGACGCATGACCGTGTGGTTCACCGGCATGGAGGTGCTCTTCCCGGACCGCTCGACGTTCCACGGTGTGGGCATCGTCCCGGACATCGAGTCCACGCCCACGCTCTCGGACCTCGCCGCCGGGAGGGATACGGAGCTGCTCCGAGCCATCGAGTATCTGCGCACGGGACAGTGA
- a CDS encoding right-handed parallel beta-helix repeat-containing protein, producing the protein MTRQTYGLLILSALWIPAGSLAEPVRETVRTIYVANNAVDSPACGTKANPCRSISEAISHALPGERILVGPGRYGDLNSDGDFDDPGEEAAEVATGCRCMILVDKPLQIVSSAGARRTVLDANGAVLDVVNITASEVTFGGPRRGFTLTGAGKVTDDDGIGLDSLGGRNVRIIDNIAQGNGDDGFRVWGDEITVKDNLSLGNGSGITVTSESGASVVTGNISTDNGKGSVHGHGFTVWIQQGTFTDNQSIGNRAIGFLVFTSGPTQLEFAGNAAIGNRGAGLWLRGDFAVGLHGNSFYGNLGESVGGAFQAVPNCGVVNDTSLFLDATLNYWGASTGPGGDPADAAGAGTVCDVDGQTQVIPFDATPLH; encoded by the coding sequence ATGACAAGGCAAACGTATGGACTGCTCATCCTGAGTGCACTGTGGATTCCTGCGGGGAGCCTCGCCGAGCCGGTGCGGGAGACGGTGCGGACGATCTACGTCGCCAACAACGCCGTGGACAGCCCCGCCTGCGGCACCAAGGCGAACCCGTGTCGCTCCATCAGCGAGGCCATCTCCCATGCCCTGCCGGGTGAGCGCATCCTCGTCGGCCCCGGTCGCTACGGAGACCTCAACAGCGATGGCGACTTCGATGACCCTGGCGAAGAAGCCGCCGAGGTCGCCACCGGCTGCCGCTGCATGATCCTCGTCGACAAACCTCTTCAAATCGTCTCGTCCGCCGGCGCCAGGCGCACCGTCCTCGACGCCAACGGCGCCGTGCTGGACGTCGTCAACATCACCGCGAGCGAGGTCACCTTCGGCGGTCCCAGGAGGGGCTTCACCCTCACCGGGGCAGGGAAGGTGACCGATGATGACGGCATCGGCCTGGACTCCCTCGGTGGCCGCAACGTGCGAATCATTGACAACATCGCCCAGGGAAACGGTGACGACGGCTTCCGCGTGTGGGGCGATGAAATCACCGTCAAAGACAATCTCTCCCTGGGCAACGGGTCAGGGATTACCGTCACCTCCGAGTCCGGCGCATCCGTCGTCACGGGAAACATCTCCACCGACAATGGCAAGGGCTCCGTCCACGGCCACGGCTTCACCGTCTGGATCCAACAAGGCACCTTCACGGACAACCAGTCCATCGGCAACCGGGCCATCGGCTTCCTCGTCTTCACCTCGGGCCCCACCCAGCTCGAGTTCGCTGGCAACGCCGCCATCGGCAACCGTGGCGCCGGCCTCTGGCTCCGCGGAGACTTCGCCGTCGGACTCCACGGCAACAGCTTCTACGGGAACCTCGGCGAGTCCGTGGGCGGCGCCTTCCAGGCCGTCCCCAACTGCGGCGTCGTCAACGACACGAGCCTCTTCCTCGATGCCACCCTCAACTACTGGGGCGCCTCGACCGGCCCCGGAGGGGACCCCGCGGATGCCGCGGGTGCGGGGACCGTGTGCGACGTGGATGGCCAGACCCAGGTCATCCCCTTTGACGCGACTCCCCTTCACTGA